The Thalassotalea sp. HSM 43 genome window below encodes:
- a CDS encoding DNA alkylation repair protein, translating into MVMNADVILTSLINLSDHQKAQQAMRFFKTAKGEYGEGDKFLGISMPILRQQVKHFNAVSLDDLCCLLANSYHEVRMFALLAMVQQFKRASGKRHFNQQQRQAIYSAYMQYCDHINNWDLVDCSAYWIVGPYLQDSDCQPLLYWAKTGHLWQRRIAMVSCYHFIRQGQFTIALEICELLLHDKHDLIQKAVGWMLREIGNRDRQTEIEFLNNHYQSMPRTMLRYAIEKFDEDLRQGYLKGTI; encoded by the coding sequence ATGGTGATGAATGCTGATGTTATTTTAACAAGCCTAATTAATTTGTCCGATCATCAAAAAGCCCAGCAGGCAATGCGTTTTTTTAAAACCGCCAAGGGTGAATACGGTGAAGGGGATAAGTTTCTTGGCATTTCTATGCCGATATTGCGACAACAAGTGAAACATTTTAATGCGGTCAGTTTAGACGATTTGTGTTGCTTGTTAGCCAATTCGTATCATGAAGTACGCATGTTTGCCTTGCTGGCGATGGTTCAGCAATTTAAACGTGCCAGCGGTAAACGCCACTTTAATCAACAGCAGCGACAAGCGATTTATTCGGCCTACATGCAATACTGCGATCACATCAACAATTGGGATCTGGTGGATTGTTCAGCCTATTGGATCGTAGGACCATATTTACAAGACAGCGATTGCCAACCTTTGCTTTATTGGGCGAAGACCGGGCACTTGTGGCAACGTCGAATTGCCATGGTTAGCTGTTATCATTTTATTCGCCAAGGGCAATTTACTATCGCGTTAGAAATCTGTGAGTTGCTGTTACACGACAAGCATGATCTGATCCAAAAGGCGGTAGGTTGGATGCTAAGAGAAATTGGCAATCGCGATAGGCAAACAGAAATAGAATTTCTAAACAACCATTACCAATCTATGCCACGAACCATGTTGCGCTATGCAATCGAAAAGTTTGATGAAGATCTACGCCAAGGCTATTTAAAAGGCACGATCTAA
- the serS gene encoding serine--tRNA ligase, which yields MLDSKLLRADINAVAAKLAERGFKLDVATFNALEEERKELQVRTQELQNERNVRSKSIGQAKARGEDIKPLLDEVSQLGARLDLAKEELTTLLAKIDHIVSAIPNLPADDVPSGNDEDDNVEVTRWGTPRQFDFEVKDHVDIATALDKGLDFESGAKLSGTRFVVIKGQMARLNRAIGQFMMDLHADQHGYTEANVPLLVNHDSLYGTGQLPKFGEDLFHTDLGSKKFSLIPTAEVPLTNLARDEILDEDALPIKLTALSSCFRSEAGSSGRDIRGLIRQHQFDKVELVQLVHPEKSFAALEELTGHAEKVLQLLELPYRKVTLCTGDMGFSATKTYDLEVWLPAQDTYREISSCSNMGDFQARRMQGRFRPAGSKKPELLHTLNGSGLAVGRTLVAILENYQQADGTVEVPKVLQPYMGGLTKIG from the coding sequence ATGCTAGATTCAAAATTGTTAAGAGCCGACATCAACGCTGTAGCCGCTAAATTGGCTGAGCGTGGCTTTAAACTGGATGTCGCTACCTTTAATGCGCTCGAAGAAGAGCGTAAAGAACTACAAGTTCGCACACAAGAACTTCAAAACGAGCGTAACGTTCGTTCGAAATCAATTGGCCAGGCTAAAGCACGTGGTGAAGACATCAAGCCTTTACTGGACGAAGTTAGCCAACTAGGCGCTCGACTGGATTTAGCGAAAGAAGAGTTGACGACGTTATTGGCAAAAATTGACCATATCGTTTCGGCCATTCCAAACTTACCAGCAGACGATGTGCCAAGTGGTAACGATGAAGATGATAACGTTGAAGTCACTCGTTGGGGTACGCCTCGTCAGTTTGACTTTGAAGTAAAAGATCACGTTGATATCGCTACCGCCTTAGACAAAGGTTTGGACTTTGAAAGCGGCGCCAAATTAAGTGGTACACGTTTTGTCGTTATTAAAGGCCAAATGGCGCGACTTAACCGTGCGATTGGCCAATTCATGATGGATCTGCACGCCGATCAACATGGCTACACCGAAGCTAATGTTCCATTATTGGTTAACCACGACTCGCTATACGGCACCGGCCAACTTCCTAAGTTTGGTGAAGACTTATTTCATACCGATTTAGGTAGCAAAAAGTTTTCTTTGATCCCAACCGCTGAAGTGCCGCTGACGAACTTAGCGCGCGATGAAATTCTTGATGAAGATGCATTGCCAATAAAATTAACCGCGCTATCGAGCTGTTTCCGCTCAGAAGCCGGTTCTTCTGGTCGTGATATTCGCGGTTTGATCCGTCAACACCAATTCGACAAGGTTGAGTTAGTACAGTTGGTTCATCCAGAGAAGTCATTTGCGGCGTTGGAAGAGTTAACCGGTCACGCCGAAAAAGTATTGCAGTTATTAGAATTGCCATACCGTAAAGTAACTCTGTGTACTGGCGATATGGGCTTTAGTGCAACTAAGACTTACGATTTAGAAGTTTGGTTACCAGCACAAGACACATACCGTGAAATTTCGTCATGTTCAAATATGGGCGATTTCCAGGCGCGTCGTATGCAAGGTCGTTTCCGTCCTGCAGGCAGCAAGAAACCAGAATTATTACACACGCTTAATGGTTCAGGTTTGGCGGTTGGTCGTACCTTAGTGGCTATCTTAGAGAACTATCAACAAGCCGATGGCACTGTTGAGGTACCAAAGGTGTTGCAACCGTATATGGGTGGCTTAACCAAGATTGGTTAA
- a CDS encoding replication-associated recombination protein A — MTKDNGSLSLDFEHQQQFAPLAARLRPKTLEQYIGQQHLLAKGKPLRLAIEQGLCHSLIFWGPPGTGKTTLAELIATYADADIQRISAVTSGVKDIRAAIDQAKLTSQAHNRRTILFVDEVHRFNKSQQDAFLPHIEDGTITFIGATTENPAFELNQALLSRARVYLLKNHSEQELQQVLDRALTDTEYGLASANITFADKARESLLTLANGDARRLLNLLENCVDIADGDDTGTRISLDIVNMVAGEKQALYDKSGDHFYDLISAFHKSVRGSNADAALYWYCRILEGGGEPLYVARRLLAIASEDIGNADPRAMQLAVNAFDTYHKIGPTEGERAIAQATVYMALAPKSNAVYSAFKAARQMAKDTGQLPVPLHLRNATSKLTESLGHGAEYRYAHDEAGAYAAGENYFPEEIQHANFYQPSDRGLEKKLKEKQDYLHSLDLMAVRRRYE; from the coding sequence ATGACCAAAGATAACGGTTCTTTGTCGCTCGATTTTGAGCATCAGCAACAATTTGCGCCGCTTGCGGCGAGATTGCGACCAAAGACATTAGAACAATACATTGGCCAGCAACACTTGCTTGCCAAGGGCAAACCATTGCGCCTGGCAATCGAGCAAGGCTTGTGTCATTCATTGATATTTTGGGGCCCGCCTGGAACCGGTAAAACGACCTTAGCTGAATTAATTGCCACCTATGCCGATGCTGACATCCAGCGCATTTCTGCGGTGACCTCAGGGGTTAAAGACATTCGCGCAGCCATTGATCAAGCTAAGTTAACCAGTCAAGCACACAATCGCCGTACCATCTTATTTGTCGATGAGGTGCATCGCTTTAACAAATCTCAGCAAGATGCTTTTTTACCGCATATTGAAGATGGCACCATCACCTTTATTGGCGCAACCACCGAAAACCCCGCGTTTGAATTAAATCAGGCGTTGTTATCGCGAGCCCGTGTTTATTTACTAAAAAACCATAGCGAACAAGAACTGCAGCAGGTTTTAGACCGCGCACTAACGGATACCGAGTATGGTTTGGCCAGCGCCAACATAACCTTTGCCGATAAAGCCCGCGAATCATTGTTAACATTGGCCAACGGTGATGCCAGACGTTTATTGAATTTGCTGGAAAATTGCGTTGATATTGCTGATGGCGACGACACCGGAACACGGATCAGCCTTGATATCGTTAATATGGTCGCTGGTGAAAAACAAGCGCTGTACGATAAAAGCGGCGATCATTTTTACGATTTGATCAGCGCCTTTCATAAATCGGTGCGCGGCTCTAATGCCGACGCGGCGCTGTACTGGTATTGCCGAATTCTCGAAGGTGGTGGCGAACCGCTGTATGTGGCTCGACGACTGTTGGCTATAGCCAGTGAAGATATCGGTAATGCGGACCCGCGCGCCATGCAATTGGCGGTCAATGCCTTTGACACATACCATAAAATTGGTCCTACCGAAGGCGAACGCGCCATAGCTCAAGCGACGGTTTATATGGCCTTAGCACCAAAAAGCAACGCCGTGTATAGCGCGTTTAAAGCGGCTAGGCAGATGGCAAAAGATACCGGACAATTACCGGTGCCATTGCATTTAAGAAACGCCACATCAAAACTGACCGAGTCGCTTGGACACGGTGCTGAGTATCGTTATGCTCACGACGAAGCCGGCGCCTATGCGGCTGGCGAAAATTATTTTCCTGAAGAGATCCAACACGCCAATTTTTATCAGCCTTCAGACAGAGGGTTAGAGAAAAAACTGAAAGAAAAACAAGATTATTTACACAGCTTAGACTTAATGGCCGTGAGAAGACGCTATGAGTAG
- a CDS encoding DNA translocase FtsK has product MDSSLSAKESSPVTGHKLTGSQRLLEAGLIFTSIFSLYLIVALFSFDASDPGWSQTAYHATVNNKAGALGAYLSDILLFTFGLVAYALPFGLAFTGWLLFQRVHLLLDIDFFTLALKLVGAVLMVVGFTAIFSMNVDDLYGFSSGGLIGNYVSYSLMPYLNYTGSSLLYIIMASTGFVLTSGVSLFRIIDSIGEQAINAYLLVKSMFSKATSHYKDVGTDIAQNDVDSVADDSKKTSKRAKAIKQPVLSSVDVDDVDVAIHDDVGDEMHREDATDGIVAKSKSDKEADLVSSLFGMFSGKKHSDASDANSQSDDQADDEFNHGLASIDDDIDEPVFGDFNDSDLNPELNPQLNPDLNPELSDDNVIDFDAPSQSVPLSSAAAKPAKDKLPSELLAEKYESMPTIELLDRADKAKNPISQEELDQVSRLVEARLLDYGVEVQVTDVFPGPVITRFELDLAPGVKVSKISNLSKDLARALSAASVRVVEVIPGKSVIGLEIPNKHREMVRLSEIISCEEFNKAKSSLAMVIGKDIAGDPVVADLGKMPHILVAGTTGSGKSVVVNVMIVSMLYKSTPEDVRFIMIDPKMLELSIYEGIPHLLSEVVTDMKDAANALRWCVGEMERRYKLMSAVGVRNLKGYNQKVCKAIEEGEPLIDPLWQPTDGLDQTPPLLEKLPSIVVVVDEFADMMMIVGKKVEELIARIAQKARAAGIHLILATQRPSVDVITGLIKANIPTRMALTVQSRIDSRTILDQQGAEQLLGHGDMLYLPQGTSIPLRAQGAFIDDHEVHAVVADWKSRGEPNYVEDILSGETTEDNMLPGEASDSEETESDPLFDEVVAFVTESRRVSISSVQRKFRIGYNRSARIVEDMEMAGIVSSPAHNGQREVLAPPPVKV; this is encoded by the coding sequence ATGGATTCGAGTTTGAGCGCTAAAGAGTCTTCACCAGTAACTGGTCATAAATTGACAGGCAGCCAACGTTTGTTGGAAGCCGGGTTAATCTTTACCAGCATTTTTTCCTTATACCTAATCGTTGCCTTATTTTCGTTTGATGCATCGGATCCCGGTTGGTCACAAACCGCTTATCACGCCACAGTCAATAATAAAGCCGGCGCGTTAGGTGCGTACCTGTCAGATATTTTATTGTTTACCTTCGGCTTAGTAGCGTATGCGTTGCCGTTTGGTCTAGCCTTTACCGGTTGGTTATTGTTTCAACGCGTCCATCTTTTGCTCGACATCGACTTTTTCACCTTAGCATTAAAGTTGGTCGGCGCGGTGTTGATGGTGGTTGGTTTTACCGCCATCTTTAGCATGAATGTTGATGACCTTTACGGTTTTTCATCTGGTGGCTTGATTGGTAATTATGTCTCCTACAGCTTGATGCCGTATTTGAACTACACCGGCAGTTCTTTGTTGTACATTATAATGGCGAGCACAGGCTTTGTGCTTACCAGTGGCGTATCACTGTTTCGCATCATCGATAGCATAGGTGAGCAGGCAATTAATGCCTATTTGTTGGTCAAGAGTATGTTCTCTAAGGCAACATCGCACTACAAAGATGTAGGAACAGATATTGCTCAAAACGATGTCGATAGCGTTGCTGATGATTCGAAAAAAACCAGCAAACGAGCAAAAGCGATTAAACAACCGGTACTGAGCAGTGTTGATGTAGACGATGTGGATGTAGCCATTCATGATGATGTTGGCGATGAAATGCACCGCGAAGACGCCACTGATGGCATTGTCGCTAAATCTAAATCTGATAAAGAGGCGGATTTGGTAAGCAGCTTGTTTGGCATGTTTAGCGGCAAAAAACACAGTGATGCCAGCGATGCTAACTCACAAAGCGATGACCAAGCTGACGATGAATTTAACCATGGTTTAGCGTCCATAGACGATGATATCGATGAACCTGTGTTTGGTGATTTTAATGATTCTGATTTAAACCCAGAGCTAAATCCACAGCTAAACCCAGATCTAAATCCAGAGCTAAGCGATGACAATGTTATCGATTTTGATGCGCCTTCACAGTCCGTACCTTTATCAAGTGCTGCAGCCAAACCTGCAAAAGACAAATTGCCATCGGAATTATTAGCTGAAAAATACGAGAGTATGCCAACCATTGAATTGTTGGACAGAGCCGATAAAGCAAAAAATCCAATCAGTCAGGAAGAGCTCGATCAAGTCAGCCGCTTAGTTGAAGCGCGTTTGTTAGACTACGGCGTTGAAGTACAGGTTACTGATGTGTTCCCTGGACCGGTTATCACGCGTTTTGAATTGGATCTGGCACCTGGCGTTAAGGTAAGCAAAATCAGTAACTTATCTAAAGATTTAGCGCGTGCGTTGTCGGCAGCGAGTGTCCGCGTAGTGGAAGTGATCCCAGGTAAGTCGGTTATTGGTTTAGAAATTCCAAATAAGCACCGCGAAATGGTGCGTTTGTCTGAAATCATCAGCTGTGAAGAGTTTAATAAAGCCAAGTCGTCATTAGCCATGGTTATCGGTAAAGATATCGCCGGTGATCCTGTGGTCGCAGATTTGGGCAAAATGCCACATATTCTTGTTGCCGGTACCACGGGCTCAGGTAAGTCGGTTGTGGTTAACGTGATGATCGTCTCTATGTTGTATAAATCAACACCAGAAGATGTGCGCTTTATTATGATTGACCCGAAAATGTTGGAGCTTTCAATCTATGAAGGTATTCCGCATTTATTATCGGAAGTTGTGACGGACATGAAAGATGCCGCCAATGCATTGCGTTGGTGTGTTGGTGAGATGGAGCGTCGTTATAAATTGATGTCGGCGGTTGGCGTGCGTAACTTAAAAGGCTACAACCAAAAGGTGTGCAAGGCCATTGAAGAAGGTGAGCCGTTGATTGACCCATTATGGCAGCCAACAGATGGTTTAGACCAAACACCACCATTATTAGAAAAACTGCCGTCGATTGTGGTTGTCGTCGATGAATTTGCTGACATGATGATGATCGTCGGTAAAAAGGTTGAAGAGCTTATTGCCCGTATTGCACAAAAAGCCCGTGCTGCTGGTATCCATTTGATATTAGCAACACAACGACCGTCTGTGGATGTGATCACCGGTTTAATTAAAGCCAATATTCCAACCCGTATGGCATTGACGGTGCAATCACGCATTGACTCACGTACCATCTTAGATCAACAAGGTGCGGAGCAGTTGCTTGGCCACGGTGATATGCTTTACTTACCTCAGGGCACAAGTATTCCACTACGTGCACAAGGGGCGTTTATTGACGACCATGAAGTACATGCCGTGGTGGCTGACTGGAAATCTCGCGGGGAACCAAATTACGTTGAAGACATCTTATCAGGTGAAACCACCGAAGATAATATGTTACCGGGTGAAGCATCTGATTCAGAAGAAACGGAGTCCGACCCGTTATTCGATGAGGTTGTTGCGTTTGTCACAGAAAGCAGACGGGTATCAATTTCAAGTGTACAACGAAAGTTTAGAATAGGGTATAACCGCTCAGCACGTATCGTAGAGGATATGGAAATGGCGGGTATTGTTAGCTCACCGGCACATAACGGTCAGCGCGAGGTACTGGCACCACCTCCAGTAAAAGTTTGA
- the lolA gene encoding outer membrane lipoprotein chaperone LolA, which translates to MIKKLVNKTLMPASMLALSFIASANLAHANPQNSLELQAKLAKVAGFKASFKQDVIDADGNKIQESSGNLAVKRPNYIHWQTLAPDETLVVSDGDTLWFYNPFVEQVSAFRVDNAVANTPILLLSGLNKQAWQDYTVNKASDSDYTIVAKQQDAQVKSLHLLFDGDNIEKFTVLDATGQLSHFDLDDVTTSPLPDASLFQFTLPDGVDLDDQR; encoded by the coding sequence ATGATTAAAAAACTCGTTAATAAAACACTAATGCCAGCATCCATGCTGGCGTTATCCTTTATAGCAAGTGCCAATTTGGCCCATGCTAATCCGCAAAACAGCCTAGAGTTACAGGCGAAATTGGCTAAAGTAGCCGGATTTAAAGCCAGCTTTAAGCAAGACGTTATAGACGCAGATGGCAATAAAATTCAGGAGTCATCGGGTAATTTAGCGGTAAAACGTCCTAATTATATCCATTGGCAAACCTTAGCGCCGGATGAAACCTTAGTGGTCAGTGATGGTGACACCTTATGGTTTTACAACCCATTCGTAGAGCAAGTCTCGGCGTTTCGTGTTGACAATGCCGTTGCCAATACGCCAATTTTGTTGCTTAGCGGCTTAAATAAACAGGCGTGGCAAGACTATACCGTTAACAAAGCCAGCGACAGCGATTATACCATTGTTGCCAAACAGCAAGATGCGCAGGTGAAATCACTGCATTTGTTGTTTGACGGCGATAACATTGAAAAATTTACCGTATTGGATGCGACCGGACAGCTAAGTCACTTTGATCTTGATGATGTCACCACGTCACCATTACCAGATGCCAGTTTGTTTCAATTTACCTTGCCGGACGGTGTTGATTTAGATGACCAAAGATAA
- the crcB gene encoding fluoride efflux transporter CrcB: MSSVQMYLFVAAGGALGASMRFFISEIVLIWLGKGFPFATLIVNITGSLIMGVLYGLIEQGVIEVAIYRTLVGIGFLGAFTTFSTFSLDTVLLLQQGFLVKAMANVLLNVVLCVSAAAIGLILVTNK, from the coding sequence ATGAGTAGTGTGCAAATGTACTTATTTGTCGCCGCTGGTGGCGCACTTGGTGCCAGTATGCGCTTCTTTATTTCAGAAATAGTGTTAATTTGGCTTGGAAAGGGATTCCCTTTTGCGACCTTGATCGTTAATATAACGGGCTCGCTCATCATGGGCGTGTTGTACGGATTAATAGAACAGGGCGTAATTGAAGTGGCTATCTACCGAACCTTGGTAGGCATAGGCTTTTTAGGTGCTTTTACGACCTTTTCAACATTCTCGCTGGATACTGTGTTGTTATTGCAGCAAGGATTTCTGGTGAAAGCCATGGCAAATGTATTACTTAACGTTGTGTTATGCGTAAGTGCAGCCGCCATTGGTCTTATTTTGGTAACCAATAAATAG